Part of the Cellulomonas taurus genome, GGACCTGGTCCCGGCCTTCGTCGAGCGCGGGACGGCGGCGGTGTACGACTTCATCCACAACGACGTGCCGGGGTCCACCGACCGCGACCGGCAGTACTGGCGGGACGTCGGGACCCTGGACTCGTTCTACGACGCGAACCAGGACCTGATCTCCATCGAGCCGGTGTTCAACCTGTACAACGACCAGTGGCCGGTCTACACCGGGTACACCGGTCTGCCGCCGGCCAAGTTCGTGCACGCCGGTGCCGGTCGGCTCGGCCACGCCGCCGACTCGATCGTGTCCCCCGGTGTGATCGTCTCCGGCGCGACGGTCTCCGGTTCGGTGCTCTCCCCGGGCGTGTACCTGCACTCCTGGTCGCAGGTGACCGACTCGGTGCTGATGGACGGCTGCATCGTGAACCGGTACGCCCAGGTGCACCGGGCGATCCTGGACAAGAACGTCATCCTGGAGGAGCGGGCACGGGTCGGCATCGACCGGGAGGCGGACCTGGCGCGCGGCTTCACGGTCACCGAGTCCGGGATCACCGTGGTGCCGAAGAACACGGTGATCACCAGCTAGACGACCGGCCGGCGGGCAGGGTGATTCCGGTTACCCTGCCCGCGTGAACTCCTTCCCGCGCCTGGTCGTGATGGACGTCGACTCCACCCTGATCACCGCCGAGGTGATCGAGCTGCTGGCCGCGCGCGCCGGGTCGCTGGCCGAGGTCGCCGACGTCACCGAGCGGGCGATGCGCGGTGAGCTCGACTTCACCACCTCGCTGCGGGCGCGGGTGGCCACCCTGGCGGGTCTGCCCGAGTCGGTGTTCGCCGAGGTGCTGGCCGAGGTCGAGCTGACCCCCGGCGCCGAGGACCTGATCGCGGCCCTGGGACAGCGCGGCTGCGCGGTGGGCCTGGTGTCCGGCGGCTTCATCGAGGTCGTGGCGCCGCTGGCCGAACGGCTCGGCATCACCCGGACCCGGGCCAACGCCCTGGAGGTGGCCCGGGGTCACCTGACCGGCCGGGTCGCCGGGGAGGTGGTCGACCGCGCGGTGAAGGCGCGGACCCTGCGCGACTGGGCCGAGGCCGACGGGATCGACCTGGCGGACACGGTGGCGATCGGCGACGGGGCGAACGACCTGGACATGCTGGCCACGGCCGGATTCGGCGTGGCGTTCAACGCCAAGCCCGTGGTCGCGGCGCAGGCGGACGCCTCCGTCGACGGCCGATTGGACGCGGTACTCGACCTGCCGCCCTTCGCCGCCTGACCCACCAGGCCACCCGCCCCCACCGCCCGCCCAACACCCGCGCCCCGGCCACCCGGCGCGCGCGCCCGCCCCGCCCAGCGCCAGAGCCCCGCCCAGCCTCGCCTCGCGTCGAGCGCGAGGTCGGCACTTCCGCCCCGAAGTCGGCAGCTCAGCTCACGACCTGGGGGCCGACGTGCCGAACTCGACGCCGGGGACCCGGCCAGCCCGACCCCAGGCGACGGACACGCCGGGGTGCCGGACTGGGTGGCTGGCGGTCAGGCGGGGGCGACGACCGCACGCAGGTGCGCGGCGCCCGGGGCCCAGGCGGCGAACGGCGCGGCCGACTCCAGGACGCTGAACGTCGCGGTCGGCACCCCGGCACGCACCCGCGCCAGAGCCGCCGGGTCGGACTCCGCGGCGTCGGCCAGGGTGGCGGCGGTCTGCGAGACGGTGGGCTCGTGCCCGACCACCAGCAGGCGGTGAGTCGACTCCGGCACCGCGCGCACCAGCTCCAGCAGCTCACGCACCCCCGCGTCGTAGACCGCGTCGCTCAGGGTGGCGACCTCCGCCGGGACCTCCAGCCCGGTGCGCACCAGGTCCCAGGTCTGCCGGGTGCGCACCGCGGAGGACACCAGCACCGTCTCCGGCACCAGGCCGGCATCCCGCAGCGCGGCGCCGACACCGGTCGCCTGCCGACGCCCGTCCAGGGCCAGCGGACGCAGATGATCGGCCAGCGACTCAGCGGCCTCGGCCTTGGCGTGCCGCAGCAGGACGAGCTGGTAGGTAGTGGTCACACGGAACAGGGTCGCACGTCACTGACCCATGGCGTGCACACCGCCGTCGACGTGCACCATCTCTCCGGTGGTCATCGGGAACCAGTCGGAGAGCAGGGCGGCCACCGCACGGGCGGTCGGCTCCGGGTCGTTCACGTCCCAGCCCAGCGGCGCGCGCTCGCCCCAGTTCTCCTCCATCGCGGCGAAGCCGGGGATCGACTTCGCGGCGGTGGTGCGGATCGGCCCGGCGGAGACCAGGTTCACCCGGATGTTGTCAGCGCCCAGGTCGCGGGCCAGGTAGCGCGAGGTGTTCTCCAGCGCGGCCTTGGCCACACCCATCCAGTCGTAGACCGGCCAGGCGAACCGCGCGTCGAAGGTCAGGCCGACCAGCGATCCACCCTCGACCATCAGCGGCTTGGCGGCGACGGCCAGCGACTTGAAGGAGAACGCGGAGATCTCCAGTGCGGTCGCCACGTCCTGCCACTCGCCGGCCAGGAAGTTGCCGCCCATCACCGACTGCGGCGCGAAGCCGATCGAGTGCACCACGCCGTCCAGGCGGTCCACGTGCTCGCCGACCCGGGCCGCCAACTGGTCCAGGTCCTCGGCGCTGGTCACGTCGAGCTGCACCACCGGCGCCTCCTTCGGCAACCGGCGCGCGATGGCCTGGGTGAGCCGGAACTGGCGGCCGAAGGAGCTGAGCACGACCTCCGCGCCCTGCTCCTGCGCCAGCCGCGCGACGTGGAACGCGATAGAACCGTCGGTGAGCACACCGGTGACCAGCAGCTTCTTGCCTTCGAGCAGACCCATGAGTCGTCGTCCTGTCCTGTAGTCGTGAGAGAAGTTCAGTGGCCCATGCCGAGGCCGCCGTCGACCGGCAGTACGGCACCGGAGATGTACCCGGCGGCGGGCGAGGCGAGGAATTCCACGGCGGCGGCGATGTCGTCGGCGGCACCGAACCGTGCGGCTGGGATCGACGACAGGTACGCCTGCTGCCGGTCGTCGGGCAGCGACTCGGTCATCGCGGTCTCGATGAAGCCGGGTGCGACCACGTTGGCGGTGATGCCACGGGCGCCGAGCTCGCGGGTGATCGAGCGGGCCATGCCGACCAGGCCGGCCTTGCTCGCGGTGTAGTTGATCTGCCCGGCGTTGCCGTAGAGGCCGACCACGGAGCCGATCATCACGATCCGTCCGCGACGCAGCCGGATCATGCCCTTCGAGGCGCGGCGCACGCAGCGGAACACCCCGGTCAGGTTGACGTCCAGCACCGCCTCGAAGTCCTCGTCGGTCATCCGCATCAGCAGACCATCGCGGGTGACCCCGGCGTTCGCGACCAGCACCTCGACCGGACCGTGCTCCGCCTCGATCTGCGCGAAGGCGGCGTCGACGGCGGCGGTGTCCGACACGTCACCGGGCACCGCGAGCACGCCCTCGGGCACGTCGCCGCCGGAGCGGACCAGGGTCGCGACCCGGTCGCCCTGGGCGACGAAGCGCTCGGCGATCGCCCGTCCGATGCCACGGGTGGCACCGGTGACGAGCACGCTGCGGGGCTGGGATTCTGGGGTCTGGGTCACGGACATCGACGCTAACCGAGTCCGCAGGCGCACACCGTGCAACACGGCGGCACAGGTTGCGGGCCGGTCGTTGTCCGAATCGCACAATCCGGTGACCAGCGCCACGATCCTCGACCCGTCGCTGCGCGCAGGACACGCCTACGATCAGATGTGCCCAGGCGGACCCCTCCCGCAGTCAGCGTCACCAGCGCTCCCCAGTCGCTGGCCGCCGACCAGTCGCGCCGCGCCTCCCGGTACCTGCTCCAGATGGGCGTTCGGGTGGCCTGCTTCCTGCTCGCGGTGCTGCTCTGGCGGCACGTCCCGGTCTGGGTGAGCATCCTGCTGATCGTCGGCGCCGTGGTCCTGCCGTACACCGCCGTGCTGTTCGCGAACGCCGGTCGGGAACGGGTGGCCGGGGGCACGGCGGTCGACCTGCCGCAGTTGAGCGCCGGACCCGCCACCCGGCCGGCCGCGCCGCGTCCCACCGACGGCCGGACCACCGACCACAGAGCGGCGCCGAAGGACACTGGTGCCAGCCGGGCGTCCGGGGACTCCGACGACCGCGCGTCCCACGACCGCACCACCGACGAGCGGAGCACCGATGACCGCTGAGCCGACCGCCGACGACGCACCCGAGCTGCTCTGCTCGGCCCGGGGCTGCCACGCCGACGCGACCTGGGGCGTGCTCTGGAACAACCCGAAGCTGCACACCCCGGACCGGCGCAAGGTCTGGCTGGCGTGCGACGACCACCGTGTCCAGCTGGAGGAGTACCTGGGCGCACGGCTGTTCTTCAAGGAGTCGGTGCCGGTCGCGGCCCTGGACTCGATGGACCTGGGCACCCGGCCGGGAGCCTTCGGCCGATGACGCTGTCCCCCGCCACCCGTCGCGCCGTCGGACTGGTCCTGCTCGCCGTCGTGCTGGCCACCGCCTGCACCTTCCTCGGCCGCTGGCAGTGGAACCGGCACGTGCACCGCGACGCCGCGATCCGGCTGGTGCAGACCAACTACGACGCCGACCCGGTCCCGCTGACCGATCTGCTGCCCACAGTCGACGACGCCCTCGACCCGGCGAAGGTCTGGCACCCGGTGACGGTCACCGGCCGCTACGACGCCGACGGCACCGTCCTGCTGCGCAACCGACCGGTCAACAGCCAGCCCGGCTTCCACGTCCTGGTGCCCCTGGTGCAGGACGACGGCAGCACCCTGGTCGTCGACCGGGGGTGGGTCGCCTGGGACGCGGACGCCTCCGGCGAGGTCGATGTCCCCGCACCGCCCGCCGGCGAGGTCACGGTCACCGCGCGGCTGCGACCGCAGGAGGTGGCCAGCACCCGCAGCGCCCCGGCCGGACAGGTGCAGGCGATCAACGTCGACCAGGTGCTCGCCGCCGGTGGCGACAGCGAACTCGACGCATACACCGCCTACGGCGCGCTGGTCAGCGAATCACCGACCGCCGCCACCGCCCTCGGCCCGTTGCCCACCCCCAGCACCGACCCCGGCTCCCACCTGTCCTACGCGTTCCAGTGGTGGACGTTCGGCATCGGTGCCCTGGTCGGGTTCGGCTGGATGGCCCGACGGGAGATCCGGGACGAGCGCGGCATCCCCCGCGGGCCGGGCGTGGCGCTGGGCGATCTGATCCCCGACGAGCAGGGCAACCTGCGCGCCCCGCGCACCCGCCGGGTCTCCGACGAGGACACCGAGGACGCGCTGATCGACGCGCAGCTGCGCTGAGCGCCCGGCCCCATCACCGGGCACTCCGAGCAGGCCGGGCGGCGTCCGTCGCGTCGAGGGGGCATGTCCCGATCCACGTGCCGCTCCGAATCGCCTCGGGTGCTGCGACTGCGCACGTGATCCGCGCTTTCGCACGCGGCAGGGTGCCATCGCCCGGTCCTGGGGCGGGGTCTGACAGAGTGGGCGGATGGAACGGGGGCGAAGGCGCGCGCTGCCGCTGACCGTGATCGGGGCGGCGGTGCTGGTGCTGGTCGTGGGGCAGATGGTCGTGCCGTCGTCGCACCGCATGCTGCTTGGGATGCTGGGACCACCCGCCGCCACCGCGCTGCTCTGGCTGCTGGGCTCCCGCGATCGGCGCCCTGGGGGCCCGGGCACCCGCCCGCACGCCTCCGAGGGCGGCCCGGACGGCGGACCGTCCTCGCAGGTGCCCGCACGTCCTCTGCCGCGCGATGCCGACGCCGCCGCCAGCGCACCGGGCTACGGACTGACCGCGGTGCTGACGGCGCTGCTGTGCCTGCTCGCCACCCCGGTCGTGCTGCTGTACCTGCCGGGTCCGATCGCTCCGCTCGCCCTCGCCCTGGCGGTGCTTGGTGCCCGCGGCCGTGACGGGTGGCTGCTGATCGCCGCCGGGGTGCTCGCGATCGCCTCGCCGTTGCCGGGTCTGCCACCCTCGGTGTGGATGGACACCCCGCGCAGTACCGCCGCTGTCGCGGCGCTGGTCGCGCAGGCCGCCGTGGGAGGCGGGATGCTCCTGGCTGCCCGACGCGCGGCAGGCGACACCTCCCGGATCGCGCACACCGAGCCGCCCGTCCGGACCTGAACGCCGGCACTGACCACCGCCCCCGCCCGGGGTCAGGCGGTCAGGGGGTCAGGGGGTCAGGCCAGCGTGACCAGGTC contains:
- the serB gene encoding phosphoserine phosphatase SerB — its product is MDVDSTLITAEVIELLAARAGSLAEVADVTERAMRGELDFTTSLRARVATLAGLPESVFAEVLAEVELTPGAEDLIAALGQRGCAVGLVSGGFIEVVAPLAERLGITRTRANALEVARGHLTGRVAGEVVDRAVKARTLRDWAEADGIDLADTVAIGDGANDLDMLATAGFGVAFNAKPVVAAQADASVDGRLDAVLDLPPFAA
- a CDS encoding SixA phosphatase family protein, which encodes MTTTYQLVLLRHAKAEAAESLADHLRPLALDGRRQATGVGAALRDAGLVPETVLVSSAVRTRQTWDLVRTGLEVPAEVATLSDAVYDAGVRELLELVRAVPESTHRLLVVGHEPTVSQTAATLADAAESDPAALARVRAGVPTATFSVLESAAPFAAWAPGAAHLRAVVAPA
- the fabI gene encoding enoyl-ACP reductase FabI → MGLLEGKKLLVTGVLTDGSIAFHVARLAQEQGAEVVLSSFGRQFRLTQAIARRLPKEAPVVQLDVTSAEDLDQLAARVGEHVDRLDGVVHSIGFAPQSVMGGNFLAGEWQDVATALEISAFSFKSLAVAAKPLMVEGGSLVGLTFDARFAWPVYDWMGVAKAALENTSRYLARDLGADNIRVNLVSAGPIRTTAAKSIPGFAAMEENWGERAPLGWDVNDPEPTARAVAALLSDWFPMTTGEMVHVDGGVHAMGQ
- the fabG gene encoding 3-oxoacyl-ACP reductase FabG; the protein is MTQTPESQPRSVLVTGATRGIGRAIAERFVAQGDRVATLVRSGGDVPEGVLAVPGDVSDTAAVDAAFAQIEAEHGPVEVLVANAGVTRDGLLMRMTDEDFEAVLDVNLTGVFRCVRRASKGMIRLRRGRIVMIGSVVGLYGNAGQINYTASKAGLVGMARSITRELGARGITANVVAPGFIETAMTESLPDDRQQAYLSSIPAARFGAADDIAAAVEFLASPAAGYISGAVLPVDGGLGMGH
- a CDS encoding DUF3099 domain-containing protein codes for the protein MPRRTPPAVSVTSAPQSLAADQSRRASRYLLQMGVRVACFLLAVLLWRHVPVWVSILLIVGAVVLPYTAVLFANAGRERVAGGTAVDLPQLSAGPATRPAAPRPTDGRTTDHRAAPKDTGASRASGDSDDRASHDRTTDERSTDDR
- a CDS encoding SURF1 family protein, with translation MTLSPATRRAVGLVLLAVVLATACTFLGRWQWNRHVHRDAAIRLVQTNYDADPVPLTDLLPTVDDALDPAKVWHPVTVTGRYDADGTVLLRNRPVNSQPGFHVLVPLVQDDGSTLVVDRGWVAWDADASGEVDVPAPPAGEVTVTARLRPQEVASTRSAPAGQVQAINVDQVLAAGGDSELDAYTAYGALVSESPTAATALGPLPTPSTDPGSHLSYAFQWWTFGIGALVGFGWMARREIRDERGIPRGPGVALGDLIPDEQGNLRAPRTRRVSDEDTEDALIDAQLR